The following nucleotide sequence is from Solea senegalensis isolate Sse05_10M linkage group LG19, IFAPA_SoseM_1, whole genome shotgun sequence.
AAGAGGCCATGacttgtggtgtttttgtttgtttgttttttttttttgtctttttttaagtaTCTTGAAAcagtcacataaaaaaaatattttgtgctTGGTTGGCAAAAGAAATGACAATGATGCATGTTGAGGTTTAGGTAACCAAGCTTGGACATCTTGTACTACAAGcttcatttttaagaaaaacaaaaataagtatAACTCAAGGGGGCAAAGTAATTCACCCTCGGGCTCATGCTTTGAGACTTGTAACATGGAGCTAACCGTTAACAAGTCACCTTTTCCTCTTATCCTTGATATTCTTTTCTTGTtaacgctttttttttttttttcattttcaaaatgtgtatttgtgttcgTTTCCACCCTCACATCATCTCTGGTCGTTTCTATGTAAAGTAGTAGCTTATGTAGTACCTTTGCATGTACTAGTTGGCCATAACTGGCTGGAATTGCTGGTTAGAATACTGCATGTTGTTCAAGCTGAAATTCAAGCCATCCATAAGGGACTTGTCGTTAAGGCCACCATAGGCCGCAAACATGTCAAAGGCATTGTTGTACTGCAGGGGGCTGAGGCTGAGTGAGCTGTCCCCGGGAAAGAGAGCACTCTGGCTGCTCTGGCCCTGCAGGCTGGGGAACACAAACTCTTTAGCATTGGGAGAAAGAGCCGAAGGCTTctgatgaagctgctgctgtgctcCGAGGCCCAACCCGTACAGCGAGTGCATGGAGGTGGAGATGGCTTTCTGTTTTAGGAGACTGTTCACATTCAGGCCGAGGTTGGTGGGAGAGGTGCGTGCCACCTTGTTTGCAGTAGTACTGCagccgttgttgttgttgttgttgcgtcCACTGCTCTTCATCTTAGTAGAGCCAAACTTCGTGGCAGCAAAGGTGGCTGTTGTGAAGGTTAACGGCTGTGTGGAGCGTGGCATAAAGGTGGGACTAACTGCTGCCGAGTGGCCGAAGGGAGGAGAGGGCGAGCTCGAGCCTGGAGAGGGATTCAAAGGCTCAGTGATGGGCATGAAGACCTGTGCATCAGGATTGAAGCTGTTCTTGATCTCCTTGTCAAGATCAAGCCCACCATTACTAGCTCCACCATCATTGGTGTCATCAACATATAGCACTTTCACAGGCCCTTTCTCTCCAATCTGGTAGGACACCTCAAATGGGTCAATCCACACGCTGAGGTCCTGGGGCAGGTTGTTGCGGACATCTTCAATGTCAAGCCCGCTCTCCTTAGCAGCCTTCTCCACCACAGGATCCACCTTCTCTCCTACATGAATGCATCTGAATCCTGAACCTTTATATGGCTTGTCTGGGTACCAGTGTCCCTCATACTTCTGCTTCAACTGGCGCTCTAGCTCCTCGCCAAAAATGTTGACCCGTCGCCTTGGCAGCTTGTTATACAGGTATGAGATAATGAAGTTGAGAGCTACTTGGATCTCAAGCTGCATAGCTAACTGCTGAAGAATACCAGGTGTGTGGAGAACAGGTGAGTATGACCTTGAATGTGTCCACTAGTTCTTCTTTGTTTATCCGTGGTTGGCAACACAGATGCTCTCCAGGCAGATGGCAGAAGCAAATAGAACGCAGATGAAACAGGCTCAAAATCAAAAGTGCTGGTTGCGTAGAAATGGTGTCCTTCCAAAGGGTGTGATAATTGTTTCCTGCAACAGTTGGAAGAGAAAAGCAAATTGTAAGAATTCTTCTCAAAACAGcataaataaatttaattatTCTTTAAGAGCATCATAATCAAAACCGATTTATCTAATCTCTttcgacaaaaaaaaagaggtacaCAGACATGTTATTATGTCCCCTTTGCTGTGATCTCATATTTCATGAGCAGGGATTCATATGGCAGATGATGTTTTACAGTAACAccgtgtatgtatgtatgtatatatatatatatacacacacacacatatatatatatatatatatatatatatatatatatatatatatatatatatatatatatatatatatgtaagatTACATAGAGCCAGCTGATCTGGGATCAGACCTCCGACTTTGACCAGTGCATATAAATCGCTTGTCTGtgataaagaaaacactgtaaaagCATAAACCCCTAACAAGGACTCGGTAATCCGGTTACATAATACTTCATACAGCAAAAGACAGGAGCACCACTGCgagattgttgttttaaattaacAGAAACGGCAAGAAAAGAATAGGAAAAACAGAGGGAGTGTCTCCTCAATAGTGAATGACAATAAGTTGGTGAcgttttttcttcctttaaagCGGATAATCGTGTTACTGGGGCTGGATATGTCTAGATCGCTTCCTACTTTATAAGCAACACAAAAATAGGACGTAAATCCccatgtttggtccataaatacTGGACCAAGTGTTGGATGATAGggca
It contains:
- the LOC122785745 gene encoding protein Tob1-like translates to MQLEIQVALNFIISYLYNKLPRRRVNIFGEELERQLKQKYEGHWYPDKPYKGSGFRCIHVGEKVDPVVEKAAKESGLDIEDVRNNLPQDLSVWIDPFEVSYQIGEKGPVKVLYVDDTNDGGASNGGLDLDKEIKNSFNPDAQVFMPITEPLNPSPGSSSPSPPFGHSAAVSPTFMPRSTQPLTFTTATFAATKFGSTKMKSSGRNNNNNNGCSTTANKVARTSPTNLGLNVNSLLKQKAISTSMHSLYGLGLGAQQQLHQKPSALSPNAKEFVFPSLQGQSSQSALFPGDSSLSLSPLQYNNAFDMFAAYGGLNDKSLMDGLNFSLNNMQYSNQQFQPVMAN